The following are encoded together in the Helicobacteraceae bacterium genome:
- a CDS encoding peptide-binding protein codes for MKRSALWLFLCSLLCADDPLQLSLSGFPARLNPLLATDTVSGELSGWLFNGLVKYDKNANIVGDIAESWRFDDSRTVVFTLRDDRFWHDGERVTARDAVFTYETAMSGKISTPYNSDFMLIESLEAIDDFTLRVRYKAPYFKALETWMMGLIPKHILQDDPDLMTSSFNTRPIGNSFYRMDELVLSRNAELTAYKDYKPRPALIDKVVFEYVQEPSVEFLKLKSRSLHIGSLDAMQLERQIDDRFKEAYRIVESPSFGYSYLGFNLKNPKFQDPKVREAFSYAIDRQELIDILFLGHGRICNGPILEGALGYNPNVKAPVRDAEKAKKLLAEAGYDKSRPFITEISTNSSNPIRMYAAQIIQRQLMDAGIEARLRVMEWQAFLSRTVNARNFEIVLMGWSVPLMPDLSPIWRSDNDKAGGFNFVGYKNEEVDRLIELAKGVSDRERIAKIFGDISEIIAKDNPYIFLYSPNSIAAVSRKIEPIEPTLIGFMHNQHEWRISP; via the coding sequence TTGAAACGATCGGCGCTCTGGCTTTTTTTATGCTCTCTGCTGTGCGCCGACGATCCGTTGCAGCTTTCGCTTTCCGGTTTCCCCGCGAGACTTAATCCGCTTTTGGCGACGGATACCGTCAGCGGCGAGCTTAGCGGCTGGCTTTTTAACGGGTTGGTCAAATACGACAAAAACGCCAATATCGTCGGCGATATAGCCGAAAGCTGGCGTTTTGATGACTCGCGGACGGTAGTTTTCACGTTGCGCGACGATCGTTTCTGGCACGACGGAGAGCGCGTTACGGCGCGCGACGCGGTTTTTACCTACGAAACGGCTATGAGCGGCAAGATTTCCACGCCCTACAACTCCGATTTTATGCTGATCGAGTCTCTTGAGGCGATCGACGATTTCACGCTTCGGGTTCGTTATAAAGCCCCGTATTTTAAAGCGCTTGAAACGTGGATGATGGGGCTGATTCCAAAACATATTCTGCAAGACGATCCCGATTTGATGACAAGCTCGTTTAATACGCGCCCGATCGGCAATAGTTTTTATCGTATGGACGAGCTAGTTTTATCGCGCAACGCCGAGTTAACGGCGTATAAAGACTACAAACCGCGTCCGGCGTTGATCGACAAGGTTGTATTTGAATACGTTCAAGAGCCGAGCGTCGAGTTTTTGAAGCTCAAATCGCGTTCTTTGCATATCGGTTCTCTGGACGCGATGCAACTTGAACGCCAGATTGACGATCGGTTCAAAGAGGCGTATCGAATCGTGGAAAGCCCCTCGTTTGGCTACAGTTATTTGGGGTTTAACCTCAAAAATCCCAAGTTTCAGGACCCGAAAGTCCGCGAGGCGTTCAGCTACGCGATTGATCGCCAAGAGTTGATCGACATTCTATTTCTAGGACACGGCAGGATATGCAACGGTCCTATTTTGGAGGGCGCGCTGGGCTATAACCCAAACGTCAAAGCGCCCGTTAGGGATGCGGAGAAAGCCAAGAAACTACTCGCCGAAGCGGGATACGATAAAAGCCGCCCGTTTATTACGGAAATATCGACCAACTCTAGCAACCCGATCAGAATGTATGCGGCGCAAATTATTCAGCGGCAACTTATGGACGCGGGCATAGAGGCGCGTCTGCGCGTGATGGAGTGGCAGGCGTTTTTGAGCCGAACGGTAAACGCGCGAAATTTCGAGATTGTGTTGATGGGGTGGAGCGTTCCGCTTATGCCCGATCTCTCTCCGATCTGGCGTTCCGACAACGATAAGGCGGGCGGCTTTAATTTTGTCGGATACAAAAACGAAGAGGTCGATCGGCTAATAGAGCTTGCCAAAGGCGTTTCCGATCGCGAGCGGATCGCCAAAATATTCGGCGATATAAGCGAGATTATCGCGAAAGACAATCCCTACATATTTCTCTACTCTCCAAATTCTATTGCCGCCGTTTCGCGCAAAATAGAGCCGATCGAACCGACGCTAATAGGCTTTATGCACAACCAGCACGAATGGCGAATCTCTCCATGA